The proteins below are encoded in one region of Juglans microcarpa x Juglans regia isolate MS1-56 chromosome 4D, Jm3101_v1.0, whole genome shotgun sequence:
- the LOC121259780 gene encoding LOW QUALITY PROTEIN: uncharacterized protein LOC121259780 (The sequence of the model RefSeq protein was modified relative to this genomic sequence to represent the inferred CDS: inserted 1 base in 1 codon) — MGGFLHFFDFNQGNMARKVRTQKRHVGGLEAPQNSLELRLETPQSYCAVGDVPFSHQVEEDWSEKNCYPIEASMKKLINEEVTKQSNTRQNAPSIVARLMGVDMLPLATNYAVQPIVKKNENMGTKLSKKERNGKSSVADVSWDSNSSMLMEFNPSYLSKDRSADRWSSEQNLGKPRRREHPQEEELQKFKKEFEAWQAARFKECSRVIELDSIPGQLLAQEDLNKEKMALYATSGRTASERPREPENHALMARSSERGNLEQPGDNMEFFPSEQKESLPLRSRTIRRNFEQPYLMSSSQKLEKSSAPTKIVILKPGPDMIYNNEESWTSPSGTLAERGSIEDFLEEVKERLKCELQGHTLKRAXTGRGSGIETPFSEKPSDPKQIARHIAKQVRDSVTKDLGSNLRRSESTRSYRSEIQFNGPGSPDFISRDTRKFLSERRRNVLKKETLDVPIATSSSSVLENEKVKLKKARDTLTAENEVSCLEIVKDEREMQTRSFRHGSDDGVLQRELSPRNLMRSLSAPVSGTSFGKLLLEDRHILTGAHIWRKHEAIDNVAVDLKNQRKEKFNFKEKVSNFRYSFAFRRRLFGKRIQTMVESRSGEHTLMGDIMSGPTVLLNYGERHDNSTEVPPSPASVCSSAQEDFWRPADHISPMSTPDVTPVDDDMPQVFKEISSNLNELRKQLNQLKSHGPEDTTIEQESNESETVELADPTEAYIRDLLVSSGLYDGSSDKSLVRWGTIAKPISNFVFEEVEEAYIKLAKEDESTIKNHNEKVDHKMLFDLLNETLSTLLGPLSSMLKFKRKMIHSSMLPTLCRRRLLDCVWEIIRIHLHPPTDKSHCSFDTMVARDLGSTHWSVFIDEEVNVMGKDMVCLIIGDLVEEIVKEMQ, encoded by the exons ATGGGAGGCTTCTTGCACTTCTTCGACTTCAATCAGGGGAACATGGCCAGGAAAGTTCGTACGCAGAAGAGACATGTTGGGG GCCTTGAAGCTCCTCAGAATAGTCTGGAGCTGCGATTAGAAACTCCTCAGAGCTATTGTGCTGTAGGAGATGTACCG TTCTCTCATCAAGTTGAAGAAGACTGGTCTGAAAAGAATTGCTACCCAATTGAGGCTTCaatgaagaagttgataaatGAGGAAGTAACCAAACAATCAAACACCAGACAAAATGCCCCAAGCATTGTTGCGCGGCTGATGGGAGTGGACATGTTGCCGTTAGCTACAAATTATGCAGTTCAACCAATAGTcaaaaagaatgaaaacatGGGAACAAAGTTATCTAAGAAGGAAAGGAATGGAAAGAGCTCAGTTGCTGATGTCTCTTGGGACTCAAATTCGTCCATGCTGATGGAATTCAACCCATCTTACCTTAGTAAAGATAGAAGTGCTGATAGATGGAGCAGTGAGCAAAATTTAGGAAAACCTAGGCGGCGAGAACATCCTCAAGAGGAGGAACTACAGAAGTTCAAGAAAGAATTTGAAGCATGGCAAGCAGCCAGGTTTAAGGAATGTTCAAGGGTTATTGAACTTGACAGCATCCCTGGACAATTGCTTGCTCAAGAGGACCTCAACAAGGAAAAGATGGCACTTTATGCAACTTCTGGGAGAACAGCAAGTGAGAGGCCCAGAGAACCTGAGAATCATGCATTAATGGCAAGGTCATCTGAAAGAGGCAATTTGGAGCAACCTGGAGATAACATGGAATTTTTCCCGTCTGAGCAAAAAGAATCTCTACCTTTGAGAAGTAGGACCATAAGGAGAAACTTTGAGCAGCCCTACCTGATGAGTTCTAGTCAGAAACTGGAGAAATCTTCTGCTCCCACAAAAATAGTGATATTGAAGCCCGGTCCAGATATGATTTATAACAATGAAGAATCTTGGACAAGTCCCTCGGGCACTTTAGCAGAGCGAGGTAGCATAGAAGATTTTCTTGAGGAGGTAAAGGAGCGGTTGAAATGTGAACTGCAAGGGCACACTCTTAAGAGGG GTACGGGCAGAGGCAGTGGAATTGAGACCCCTTTCAGCGAAAAGCCATCAGATCCAAAACAGATTGCTAGGCATATAGCAAAACAAGTCCGAGATAGTGTGACTAAGGATCTTGGAAGTAATTTGCGCAGGTCAGAATCAACAAGATCATATAGAAGTGAAATTCAGTTCAATGGACCAGGTTCCCCAGATTTCATCAGCAGAGATACCAGGAAATTCTTGTCAGAGAGACGAAGGAATGTTCTCAAGAAAGAAACACTTGACGTCCCCATTGCAACCTCTTCATCATCAGTGTTAGAAAATGAGAAGGTCAAACTAAAAAAAGCTAGAGATACACTGACGGCCGAAAATGAGGTGAGCTGCCTGGAAATTGTGAAGGATGAACGAGAAATGCAAACACGATCTTTCAGGCATGGGTCAGATGATGGAGTGCTCCAGAGAGAGTTGTCCCCTAGAAATCTCATGCGGTCCTTGTCAGCCCCAGTCTCAGGAACATCATTTGGGAAGCTTCTTCTGGAAGATCGTCACATTTTGACTGGAGCCCACATTTGGAGAAAGCATGAAGCCATTGATAATGTTGCAGTGGATTTAAAAAACCAGAGGAAagaaaagtttaattttaaagaaaaagtttcCAATTTCAGATACAGTTTCGCTTTTAGAAGGAGGCTGTTTGGCAAAAGGATCCAAACAATGGTGGAATCACGTAGCGGTGAACACACTCTTATGGGAGATATCATGAGTGGACCAACAGTGCTTCTGAACTATGGCGAGAGGCAT GATAACTCCACTGAGGTGCCTCCTAGCCCTGCATCTGTGTGCAGCAGTGCTCAAGAAGATTTCTGGAGGCCAGCAGACCATATCAGCCCAATGTCAACACCGGATGTAACTCCAGTAGATGATGACATGCCACAAGTTTTTAAAGAGATCAGCTCCAATCTGAATG AGCTGCGGAAGCAACTAAATCAACTCAAGTCTCATGGGCCTGAGGACACAACAATCGAACAGGAGTCCAATGAGTCTGAAACGGTTGAGCTGGCTGACCCAACAGAAGCTTACATAAGAGATCTGCTCGTTTCTTCTGGCTTGTATGATGGATCATCTGATAAATCTTTAGTTAGATGGGGCACAATTGCAAAGCCTATCAGCAACTTCGTCTTTGAAGAAGTGGAAGAAGCATACATAAAATTGGCCAAGGAGGATGAGAGCACGATAAAGAATCACAATGAGAAGGTAGATCACAAGATGCTATTTGATTTGTTAAATGAGACACTTTCAACTCTTCTTGGACCACTTTCGTCCAtgttgaaattcaaaagaaaaatgattcatTCCTCTATGCTGCCCACTTTATGTAGAAGGAGGTTATTGGATTGTGTGTGGGAGATTATCCGTATACACTTACACCCTCCTACTGACAAATCCCACTGCTCATTTGATACTATGGTGGCCCGGGATCTGGGATCAACCCATTGGTCTGTATTTATAGATGAAGAGGTCAATGTCATGGGAAAAGATATGGTGTGTCTGATAATTGGAGATTTGGTTGAGGAAATTGTGAAGGAAATGCAATAA